A genomic segment from Colletotrichum higginsianum IMI 349063 chromosome 5, whole genome shotgun sequence encodes:
- a CDS encoding Ankyrin repeat protein: MDNGPGKDGHSETSPVISSLAHACNAAFTKLCQDLPTTDYHGLEAKATDEAGRFKIWAANIGALQRPQSFGSLDSRLKSAERMKSSVVSVLRRLEDALGRANGIALGNLPNRTKSPVIDVESISHSFGLHSGNANEGNHVSSATEIDELFNNIRSCITHLFNLSTLLRRSHPRGRTSRQGPQYSLSDPRPFITNAQDKFPKLKQSTWLAERIGQRNARQIDYIRYRQNHRRNLAQVEVGPGHDEQAERATTKATSFHETLASPESIRRDPLDSKWAESVYTVATSFAQTAVGADNYSGRIVPQLTRLWLDGRQLGYGEPIECPYCRTIQVIKDRFHWK; this comes from the exons ATGGATAACGGACCTGGGAAGGACGGGCACTCAGAGACCTCCCCCGTGATATCCTCGCTCGCCCATGCCTGCAACGCTGCCTTCACCAAACTATGCCAGGACCTCCCGACAACTGATTACCACGGCCTGGAGGCTAAAGCGACTGACGAGGCTGGCCGGTTCAAGATATGGGCCGCGAACATTGGCGCTCTGCAGAGGCCGCAGTCGTTCGGCTCACTCGACTCGAGATTGAAGAGCGCCGAGCGCATGAAGAGTAGCGTGGTCTCAGTACTTCGACGACTGGAAGATGCTTTAGGTAGAG CTAATGGCATCGCCCTGGGAAACTTGCCCAACAGGACGAAAAGCCCCGTCATCGATGTAGAGTCCATCAGCCACTCATTTGGGTTACACTCCGGAAATGCCAATGAAGGGAATCATGTCTCTTCGGCTACGGAGATCGACGAGCTGTTCAACAACATCCGATCCTGCATCACGCATCTTTTCAATCTCTCTACTTTGCTTCGTCGGAGCCACCCTCGAGGACGCACGTCACGGCAGGGCCCCCAGTACTCACTGTCGGATCCCAGGCCGTTCATTACCAATGCACAAGACAAATTTCCAAAACTGAAGCAGTCTACCTGGCTGGCGGAGAGAATAGGACAGCGGAATGCTCGCCAAATCGACTACATTCGTTATCGCCAGAATCATCGCAGGAACTTGGCCCAGGTCGAAGTCGGACCAGGACACGACGAGCAGGCAGAACGAGCCACGACCAAGGCGACTTCTTTCCACGAAACCCTCGCGTCACCCGAGAGCATCAGAAGAGATCCACTGGACTCGAAATGGGCGGAGAGCGTATACACCGTCGCAACATCATTTGCCCAGACAGCTGTTGGAGCTGACAACTATTCAGGCCGAATTGTCCCTCAACTGACAAGATTGTGGCTGGATGGACGACAGCTCGGTTACGGCGAACCGATAGAGTGTCCTTATTGTCGAACGATCCAAGTCATCAAGGATCGCTTTCACTGGAAGTGA
- a CDS encoding Peptidase C1-like family protein, whose translation MGSQQSKTAVDASNEKALLERLRRIQVADDNFVNVDGSSSSSSATGADNEKSDVRLTREPEGLPVQQTQSWQSRFLSDPKNKLALTALSTADPRAVLASTPARLADPHVFNTRIPFEGAPMTNQRSSGRCWLFASTNVFRVALMRRHGLASFELSQSYLFFWDKLEKSNHFLEQVIDTAGEDLDGRLVQHLLGDIVSDGGQWDMVYNLVRKYGLVPQALYPDSWNAMNSGVLNSILKTKLREYALALRAQVRSGSGSAHALSSAKDAMMREILSVLTLALGPPPDPRAEFTWSYLDKDGKARELTTTPAAFATDIYSPELRITSSVIDSMVSLVHDPRHEPLTLLTVDRLGNVVGGRGVTYVNVDMATLKAACVAMIKAGLPVFFGSDVGKFSSSAAGVMDLDLIDYELGFGVSLLGMDKASRLRTGESAMTHAMVLTAVHLDADGRSVRWRVQNSWGEGAGDKGWFVMTDAWMDEFVYQAVVDVRFLSKEVRAVIGTEPTVLPLWDPMGSLA comes from the exons atgggTTCCCAACAGTCCAAGACGGCGGTCGACGCATCCAACGAAAaggccctcctcgagcgcctccGCCGGATCCAGGTCGCCGATGACAACTTTGTCAACGTCGACGgctcctcatcctcctcctccgccaccggCGCTGACAACGAAAAGAGCGATGTCAGACTCACCCGCGAGCCCGAGGGCCTCCCCGTCCAGCAAACACAATCCTGGCAGTCGCGGTTCCTCTCCGACCCCAAGAACAA GCTCGCCCTCACGGCCCTCAGCACCGCCGACCCCCGCGCCGTGctggcgtcgacgcccgcgAGGCTCGCCGACCCGCACGTCTTCAACACGCGCATCCCCTTCGAGGGCGCGCCCATGACGAACCAGCGCTCGTCCGGCCGGTGCTGGCTCTTCGCCTCGACCAACGTCTTCCGCGTCGCCCTGATGCGGCGCCACGGCCTCGCCTCCTTCGAGCTCTCCCAGTCCTACCTCTTCTTCTGGgacaagctcgagaagaGCAACCACTTCCTCGAGCAGGTCATCGACACCGCCGGCGaagacctcgacggccgcctcgtccagcacctgctcggcgacatcgtcagcgacggcggccagtGGGACATGGTCTACAACCTCGTCCGCAAGTACGGCCTCGTGCCCCAGGCCCTGTACCCGGACTCGTGGAACGCCATGAACTCGGGCGTGCTCAACTCCATCCTCAAGACCAAGCTGCGCGAGtacgccctcgccctccgcGCCCAAGTAcgctccggctccggctccgccCATGCGCTGTCCTCGGCCAAGGACGCCATGATGCGCGAGATCCTCTCCGTcctcaccctcgccctcggcccgccgcccgacCCGCGCGCCGAGTTCACGTGGTCGtacctcgacaaggacggcaaggcgCGCGAGCtcacgacgacgcccgccgccttcgccaccGACATCTACTCGCCCGAGCTGCGCATCACCTCGTCCGTCATCGACTCCATGGTCTCGCTCGTCCACGACCCGCGCCACGAGCCCCTCACGCTGCTCAccgtcgaccgcctcggcaacgtcgtcggcggccgcggcgtcacctacgtcaacgtcgacatGGCCACCCTCAAGGCCGCCTGCGTCGCCATGATCAAGGCCGGCCTccccgtcttcttcggctccgACGTCGGCAAGTTcagctcctccgccgccggcgtcatggACCTCGACCTCATCGACTACgagctcggcttcggcgtctCGCTGCTCGGCATGGACAAGGCGAGCCGCCTGCGCACGGGCGAGAGCGCCATGACCCACGCCATGGTCCTGACCGCCGtccacctcgacgccgacggccgctCCGTCCGCTGGAGGGTGCAGAACAGCtggggcgagggcgccggcgacaaggGCTGGTTCGTCATGACCGACGCCTGGATGGACGAGTTCGTCTaccaggccgtcgtcgacgtgcgCTTCCTGAGCAAGGAGGTccgcgccgtcatcggcacCGAGCCGACCGTCTTGCCGCTGTGGGACCCCATGGGCAGTTTGGCCTAG
- a CDS encoding Cytochrome P450 ClCP1 produces MALHATLLTTTAVGVGTLFFYIGACIIYNLFFHPLRHYPGPLLMRATRWGYCYKLINGTLPFDLLELHKKYGDVVRIAPDELAFWNARAWKEIMGHRTQGAPEFKKFARFYRPVPDQATNIINSEGSEHSRLRRQMAHGFSDRGLREQQPLIMKYVDLFIQRLHENSTKTDPIDIMAWYNFTTFDIIGDLAFGEPFDCLENSEYHPWVKNIFESARLGSILQTANHFQPLRKLITKALATKSLQEARERNMGRAKEKLQRRMDVGKDGGRPDLIEGLLKKKEELGLSFDELASNSNILIIAGSETTATLLTGLTYHLLCNPQCLAKLTNEVRSSFQKEEDIDMLSVGRLTYMLACIEEALRVYPPVPLGLPRVAPPGGATVSGKFVPENTIVAIHQWSVNHNEQNFKRPFEFHPERFLGDEEFSTDNKEALQPFHVGPRNCVGRNLSYSEMKLILARLIWNFDMELAAESRNWAEKQKIFILWDKGPLRVRLTPVIRTTS; encoded by the exons ATGGCACTCCATGCCACCTTGTTGACGACCACTGCGGTGGGCGTTGGCACT CTTTTTTTCTACATTGGCGCTTGCATCATCTACAACTTGTTCTTTCACCCGCTCCGACACTACCCTGGCCCGCTCCTCATGAGAGCAACGCGATGGGGGTACTGCTACAAGCTCATCAACGGCACTCTCCCTTTCGACCTCTTGGAGCTTCACAAGAAATACGGGGATGTGGTCCGCATCGCCCCAGACGAGCTGGCGTTCTGGAACGCACGGGCCTGGAAGGAGATCATGGGCCATCGGACGCAGGGGGCGCCCGAGTTCAAGAAGTTCGCTCGATTCTACCGACCGGTCCCGGACCAGGCGACAAACATCATCAACTCCGAGGGGTCGGAACACTCACGGCTCCGTCGGCAGATGGCCCACGGGTTTAGCGACCGTGGCCTgcgggagcagcagccgctGATCATGAAGTACGTCGATCTTTTCATCCAGCGCCTGCACGAGAACAGCACGAAGACGGACCCCATCGACATCATGGCTTGGTACAACTTTACGACGTTTGACATCATTGGAGACCTTGCCTTTGGGGAGCCCTTCGACTGCCTGGAGAACTCCGAATACCACCCATGGGTCAAGAACATCTTCGAGTCGGCTCGGCTCGGCAGCATCTTGCAGACAGCCAACCACTTTCAACCCCTGAGGAAGTTGATCACCAAGGCGCTGGCCACGAAGTCGCTGCAGGAGGCCCGAGAAAGAAACATGGGCAGAGCAAAGGAGAAGTTGCAAAGACGCATGGATGTGGGGAAAGACGGCGGCAGGCCCGATCTCATTGAAGGcctgttgaagaagaaggaggagctg GGTCTTTCGTTTGACGAGCTTGCGTCGAACAGCAACATCCTCATTATCGCAGGGTCTGAGACGACCGCCACGCTACTGACTGGCCTGACATACCACCTCTTATGTAACCCGCAATGTCTTGCCAAACTGACCAACGAAGTTCGATCATCCTTCCAGAAGGAGGAAGACATCGACATGCTCTCGGTCGGCAGGTTGACTTACATGCTGGCTTGTATAGAAGAGGCGCTGAGAGTCTATCCACCCGTGCCGCTGGGTCTTCCCCGAGTGGCCCCGCCTGGTGGGGCAACCGTCAGCGGGAAGTTCGTCCCCGAGAAT ACTATTGTGGCCATTCACCAGTGGTCCGTCAACCATAACGAACAAAACTTCAAGAGGCCTTTTGAGTTTCACCCCGAAAGGTtcctgggcgacgaggagttCTCCACCGACAACAAAGAAGCATTACAGCCCTTCCATGTTGGTCCCCGGAACTGTGTGGGGCGAAA TTTGTCCTACTCGGAGATGAAGCTTATTCTCGCCCGGCTCATCTGGAACTTTGACATGGAGCTTGCCGCAGAGAGCCGGAACTGGGCGGAAAAGCAGAAGATCTTCATCCTGTGGGACAAAGGTCCGCTGCGAGTACGCCTGACGCCGGTGATTCGCACCACGagctga
- a CDS encoding Zinc finger protein: protein MDHRYSSSRYAPVRPRSPTFNPARASLPTSVGYSSMYGGDIHVMPTSSTRYASSGSRGHHHSGAPATTTTTYAVTKDPLARGTGLRDASRNRSHRSSTLDSTAARPVIVTTTQARPQASSSSHHSSSNRHSSPIRDEYRSSDATFYTQPASSIRSRSHHRGGSYSATMDNEEFTRLRERTLDPTLARHDTYRPSRSSAVYANSTRHANAPIDIGGDGYEYTTPSDLARYDLDHTRPPSRSRRRESVDRGYYRPSVNLTTTESASRPFADAGRYEKRGGGPPPTTRGLDKINRSATNVYDPSQPSIPPPAPSAPVHLPVPPSPKDRRSTGAPSSMEVAATSVAAAAGTVAGAAASRRPVSVYQEGPPRSSHHEDYYRSRDDDRAQRQARDVDRKYDPVYGSGDYFHDDGVTSRGFGIRTDSAPVGGDFDDRREPRREVRSESRNGYRSDSRTGYQPESRGGHRPESRSGHRTSPSDAKKGSDDESKRREDKDRSKRDSVRLDTDKDRHTRRTSTATEDEAERKRLRDKLSAGLGLAATAIGLGSVSKDKDKDEPPEKLERESRRRNDEEDAGARAADRYKPRDESRDPRDRAPVIVETRRVPAEQDAEVHDRERERDRDRNRRDAEARLAGDSLPTSQREGSPDDDEQKSRRPKRQTIGFNPTDANDIRELQEQLAAMKDDKPKEKVPIPVERSGRAERSERPERYERSERLERSERLDRPERLDRPEWLEREDRSDKQTYADLPVRETKERTPSPKKESPPPKRESPVSIPTGDAGTTASTRDEYRGRDITPPRSDEKQVRVVSPPRDKSDAKPLKGILKAPSRFPEEDNPIREGVAPHKDDKKLKEVPPGARWTKISRKIVNPEALTVGKERFEVRDDFVIVLRVLSKEEIQAYAAATQVLRERRREEAGKDRDRDHDRGRDRDGEDDDRRKHRHHRREDGDDDRHDEDRERERHRRHRRDEETYDDEPRRRDDHHHRHHREREREPLAIEG from the exons ATGGATCACCGCTATTCCTCCTCGCGATACGCACCCGTCCGCCCGCGGTCACCCACCTTCAACCCCGCAAGGGCTTCACTTCCCACGAGCGTCGGCTACAGCTCCATGTACGGAGGCGACATTCATGTCAtgcccacgtcgtcgaccagatACGCCTCGTCCGGCTCGCGAGGCCACCATCACTCGGGCGCCCCGGCGACCACCACGACGACCTACGCCGTTACCAAGGACCCTCTGGCTCGCGGCACGGGCTTGAGGGACGCGAGCCGCAACCGCAGCCACCGCTCTTCGACCCTCGACTCTACCGCCGCTCGCCCAGTTATCGTCACGACGACCCAGGCCCGGCCGCAAGCGAGCTCGTCATCGCACCACTCTTCGAGCAACAGACACTCCAGCCCGATTCGCGACGAATACCGCTCCAGCGACGCTACCTTCTACACGCAGCCCGCCTCTTCTATACGCTCCCGCAGCCACCACCGAGGGGGCTCCTACAGCGCAACAATGGACAATGAAGAGTTCACGCGGCTGCGCGAGCGAACCCTCGACCCTACGCTGGCCAGGCACGACACATACCGCCCCTCGAGGTCGTCCGCCGTCTACGCCAACAGCACGCGGCATGCCAACGCCCCCAtcgacatcggcggcgacggctaCGAATACACTACACCAAGCGACCTTGCACGCTACGACTTGGACCACACACGGCCCCCCTCCAGATCTCGCCGGAGGGAGAGTGTCGACCGGGGCTACTACCGCCCAAGTGTCAACCTGACCACCACCGAGAGTGCCAGCCGCCCTTTCGCCGATGCCGGCAGATACGAgaagcgcggcggcggccctcCGCCCACCACCCGGGGCTTGGACAAGATCAATCGTTCAGCTACCAACGTCTACGATCCATCCCAACCCTCCATTCCTCCCCCGGCTCCTTCAGCGCCGGTCCATCTGCCGGTGCCTCCGAGTCCGAAAGATAGACGCTCCACTGGCGCCCCATCCTCCATGGAAGTGGCTGCGACGTcagtggccgccgccgccggaactgtcgcgggcgccgccgcctctcgCCGCCCTGTGTCGGTGTATCAAGAAGGGCCCCCGCGATCCAGTCATCACGAAGACTACTACCGGagccgcgacgacgaccgtGCGCAGCGGCAAGCCAGGGACGTGGATCGCAAGTACGATCCTGTTTACGGCAGCGGCGATTACTTCCATGACGACGGAGTGACCTCACGTGGTTTCGGCATTCGTACAGACTCGGCCCCAGTCGGCGGTGACTTTGACGACCGGCGTGAGCCTCGCAGGGAAGTGCGGTCGGAGTCCCGGAATGGATACCGCTCCGATTCTCGCACCGGATACCAACCTGAGTCGCGCGGCGGTCACCGGCCGGAATCCCGCAGTGGACACCGGACCTCCCCTTCGGACGCCAAGAAGGGTTCGGATGACGAGTCCAAGCGCCGGGAGGATAAGGATCGCTCGAAGCGAGACTCTGTCCGCCTCGATACCGACAAGGACCGACACACACGTCGCACCAGCACGGCTACGGAGGACGAAGCTGAGCGGAAGCGATTGCGCGACAAACTCAGCGCGGGGCTTGGCCTCGCGGCCACTGCGATCGGCCTCGGCTCGGTGTCaaaggacaaggacaaggatGAACCtcccgagaagctcgagagggagtcccgccgccgcaacgacgaggaagatgccggAGCTCGTGCTGCTGACAGATACAAACCCCGGGACGAGTCTCGTGACCCACGCGACCGTGCCCCCGTCATTGTCGAGACGCGCAGAGTGCCCGCAGAGCAAGATGCAGAGGTTCATGAccgcgagagagagcgcgaCCGGGACCGGAACCGCCGGGACGCCGAGGCTAGGCTCGCCGGCGACAGCCTTCCGACATCGCAACGCGAGGGCTCtccggacgacgacgaacagAAGTCTAGGCGGCCCAAGCGGCAAACGATTGGCTTCAACCCCACCGACGCGAATGATATCCGGGAGTTGCAGGAGCAGTTGGCGGCCATGAAGGACGACAAGCCCAAGGAGAAGGTGCCCATTCCCGTGGAAAGGTCGGGCCGCGCCGAACGCTCGGAACGTCCTGAAAGATATGAGCGGTCTGAGCGGCTGGAAAGATCCGAACGACTGGATAGACCCGAACGGCTGGATAGACCCGAATGGTTGGAGAGAGAAGACCGGTCGGACAAACAAACCTACGCCGATCTCCCAGTCCGAGAAACCAAGGAACGCACGCCTTCGCCCAAGAAGGAATCGCCGCCTCCAAAGAGAGAATCGCCCGTCTCGATCCCTACGGGCGATGCAGGCACCACGGCCTCGACCAGAGACGAGTACCGTGGCCGTGACATAACGCCGCCTCGTTCGGACGAGAAGCAGGTCCGCGTCGTGTCGCCCCCTCGCGACAAGTCCGACGCCAAGCCTCTCAAGGGTATTCTTAAGGCGCCCAGCAGGTTCCCCGAAGAAGACAACCCGATCCGTGAGGGCGTTGCACCTCACAAGGATGACAAGAAGCTGAAAGAGGTCCCCCCCGGTGCCCGGTGGACCAAGATCAGCCGCAAGATCGTCAACCCCGAGGCTTTGACCGTGGGAAAGGAGCGTTTCGAGGTCCGTGACGACTTTGTCATCGTCCTCCGCGTCCTCAGCAAGGAGGAGATCCAGGCCTACGCCGCCGCAACACAGGTCTTGAGAG AGCGGAGACGTGAAGAAGCCGGCAAGGACCGCGACCGGGATCATGACCGGGGCCGTGATCgggatggcgaggacgacgaccggCGGAAACACCGGCACCACAGgagagaagacggcgacgacgatcgGCACGACGAAGATCGCGAAAGGGAGCGCCACCGCAGGCACCGTCGAGATGAAGAAACCTACGACGACGAACCAAGGCGACGGGatgaccaccaccaccgtcaccaccgGGAGCGTGAGCGCGAACCTCTTGCCATCGAGGGCTGA
- a CDS encoding Carboxylesterase, translating into MARLSLLAALSTACATASALVPRQVVPDNTTAGAAPTVDLKNGSYHGVYSSSYGQDMFLGIPYAQPPVADLRFRPPQPLNSSWNGTRNATEYSPLCFGYGSDTWVLGNHISEDCLTINVVRPHGVAADARLPVALWIHGGGLTNGGSADPRYNLSFIVEQGVRMGTPFVAASINYRLHAWGFLWSDEVKAEGAGNLGFRDQRLAMHWVNENIAAFGGDPEQVTLWSESAGSRSVASQMLAYGGRDDGLYRAAILQSGTGLGTDFGEVQSSATTWQDYYATIVNKTNCTSAASTLDCLRGVSTWDLSDVFNSTANPSFTGVVDGDFLEAARHELVKEGKFTRVPLLIGANTDEGTQFGTKGINTTDQWRAYLASGGANNVTIEVLSALYPDIPRLGTPATLEGRPRGEYASYGSMWKRVNAFAGDRAQHGPRRFFARHWAAANQTVYSYNFNVLVNGMSPPEGVNHFQEVAFVFNNTDGLGYETAVAENPFEGKPETYKELANVMSRMWVAFITKGDPNRNGVSNVTWPVYDAENPEIIGFDANVTSLAHVQPDTYRTEQIEYLIQKLWS; encoded by the coding sequence ATGGCCCGACTCAGTctgctcgccgccctctccaCGGCCTGTGCCACGGCATCCGCCCTCGTCCCGAGGCAGGTCGTCCCGgacaacaccaccgccggcgccgctccCACCGTCGACCTCAAGAACGGCTCCTACCACGGCGTCTACAGCTCCTCCTATGGCCAGGACATGTTCCTCGGCATCCCGTACGCCCAGCCCCCCGTGGCCGATTTGCGCTTCCGCCCGCCCCAGCCTCTGAACTCCTCTTGGAACGGCACCCGCAACGCCACCGAGTACTCCCCGCTGTGCTTCGGCTACGGCAGCGACACCTGGGTCCTGGGCAACCACATCTCCGAGGACTGCCTCACCATCAACGTCGTCCGCCCccacggcgtcgccgccgatgcgaGGCTGCCCGTCGCCCTCTGGATCCACGGAGGCGGCCTGAccaacggcggcagcgccgatCCCCGCTACAACCTctccttcatcgtcgagcagggcgtcCGCATGGGCACCcccttcgtcgccgccagcatCAACTACCGCCTGCACGCCTGGGGATTCCTGTGGAgcgacgaggtcaaggccgagggcgccggcaacCTCGGCTTCCGCGACCAGCGCCTCGCCATGCACTGGGTCAACGAGAacatcgccgccttcggcggcgacccggaGCAGGTGACCCTCTGGAGCGAGAGCGCCGGCTCCCGCAGCGTGGCCTCGCAGATGCTAGCCTacggcggccgcgacgacggcctctACCGCGCCGCCATCCTGCAGAGCGGCACCGGCCTCGGCACCGACTTTGGCGAGGTCCAGTCCAGCGCCACCACGTGGCAGGACTACTACGCCACCATCGTGAACAAGACCAACTGCACGTCCGCCGCCAGCACCCTCGACTGCCTCCGTGGCGTGTCGACCTGGGACCTCAGCGACGTCTTCAACTCCACCGCGAACCCCTCCTtcaccggcgtcgtcgacggcgacttcctcgaggccgcccgccACGAGCTCGTCAAAGAGGGCAAGTTCACCCGCGTCCCgctcctcatcggcgccaaCACGGACGAGGGCACCCAGTTCGGCACCAAgggcatcaacaccaccgacCAGTGGCGCGCCTACCTGGCCTCGGGCGGCGCCAACAACGTCACCATCGAGGTCCTCTCGGCGCTGTACCCGGACATCCCGCGCCTCggcacgccggcgacgcTCGAGGGCCGCCCGAGGGGCGAGTACGCCTCGTACGGCTCCATGTGGAAGCGCGTCAACGCCTTCGCGGGCGACCGGGCGCAGCACGGCCCGCGGCGCTTCTTCGCGCGCCACTGGGCCGCCGCGAACCAGACCGTGTACTCGTACAACTTCAACGTGCTGGTCAACGGCATGTCGCCGCCCGAGGGCGTCAACCACTTCCAGGAGGTGGCCTTTGTCTTCAACAACACGGACGGCCTGGGCTACGAgacggccgtcgccgagaaccCGTTCGAGGGCAAGCCCGAGACCTACAAGGAGCTGGCCAACGTCATGTCGCGCATGTGGGTCGCCTTCATCACCAAGGGCGACCCGAACCGGAACGGCGTGTCCAACGTGACGTGGCCCGTGtacgacgccgagaacccCGAGATCATCGGCTTCGACGCCAACGTCACGTCGCTGGCGCACGTCCAGCCGGACACCTACCGCACGGAGCAGATTGAGTATTTGATCCAGAAGCTGTGGTCGTGA